The following DNA comes from Candidatus Desulfatibia profunda.
CCGAAGCGGTTGCGTCCATCGGCAGGGCCTTTGACCAAGGGCATATACCGGTGGCCAAAACGTTTACCTTTATAGATAAAAACGGTAGCAAAACGATGGCCTCCGCCAGGATCGGAACGCCGGTCAGTGAAGTTTTAAAAGCTTTTGATGTTACCTTAAAGGAAAAAGACCGGGTTATTTTTGGCGGGCCCATGACAGGTTCCGCTGTCTATTCGGAAGATTATCCGGTTCAGGCGGACACCGATGCCATCATCGTTCAGGAAAGCGACAAAATTCCCCTGGTTGCAGACTATCCCTGCATAAACTGCGGTGAATGCGTCCGGATTTGCCCGGCCAACGTTCCGGTGAATATGCTGGTCCGGTTCCTTGAAGCCGGAAAATATGAGACGGCCGCAGATGAATACGATCTGTATTCCTGCATCGAGTGCGGTCTTTGCAGTTACGTCTGTGTATCAAGAATGCCGGTTTATCACTATATCAAGTTGGGAAAATATGAGCTTGAGCGGATCAGAACAGCGGAGGCAACGAATGCTTAATCAGAAAAAACTTCTTGTTTCACATGCTCCTTTCTGGCACGACGGCAGCAGCATATCGGTGCGAAGTTATCACATGATGATTGCAGCCTTGCCGGCGGTGTTATTTGGCTTTTTCCAATACGGCCTCAGGGCCGTGGGGGTGGTGACCCTTTCCATTTCCTCTGCGATTTTCTGGGAACTGGCGATCAACAAGATCACCAGGCGAACCGCCAGCATTGGAGACGGTACCGCCGCGCTGATCGGACTATTGCTAGCCATGCTTTTACCGGTGACATCCCCGTGGTGGCTGGTGGTCACCGGAACATTTGTGGCCGTGGTCATCGGCAAGCACATTTACGGCGGCATCGGCGGCAATCCGTTCAACCCGGTCCTGATCGGGATGGCCATCCTGATGCTGTCATGGAAAGACTATTTCGATTTCAACGAAGCCCTGGTGAATTTTGATCTCGGCTTTGCCATGGTCTACCCGCTTGCCGCCCTGAAACATTTGGGCACTTCCGGCATCGGCGTCTTCAGCACGGCCGGTCTCCTGCTGGGCCAGCAGTCCGGCGCCATCGGTGCCACCTTTGGTCTGGGTCTCATCCTGGGCGGAATCTACCTGATACTCAGAGGCTTTATCCGCTGGGAAATCTCAATCTCGTTTCTGGTCGGCATCTGTGTTACCGCGCTGTTGTTTAACCTGAAAAATTCGGCCCAATACGCCAGCCCTTTGTTTCATCTCTTCACCGGCTACACGCTGATCGGCGCTTTTTTCCTGGCGCCCGAGGATTCGTCTTCGCCGGTCAACTTTATCCCCATGCTCATTTACGGCGCCGGTGCCGGCATAATGACCGTGCTTATCCGTAACATCGGTGCCTATGTGGACGGTGTGGTTTTTGCGATTCTGCTGTTTAATCTTATCAATCCCCTGGTGGATAAAATCAGGCCCAAAGCACTTGGAAAGGTTGTGTAAGATGCGTGAAATGGTAAAAATGTTCGTTGTCTTAACCGTATTGAGCGCTTTTTCGGGCGGCCTGCTTGCCGGCCTCCGATCCAGTACCGCCGCTCAGATCGAAAACCAGAAACTTGAATTCGTCAAAGGACCTGCCATCAAGATGATCCTCAAAGGCGCCTCCAATGACCCCATTAAAGACCGCTTCAAGATCATGGACGGCAAGACCGAAAGAAGCTTTTTTGTCGGCAAATTTGACGGCAAGGCCAGCACGGTTGTGTTTGAAAGTTTCGGCAAAGGCTTTGGCGGTGATATCGGCCTGATGATGGGTGTCAATATCGAAGACGACGCCATTATCGGTATCGGGGTAACCACTCACAGCGAAACCCCCGGCCTGGGTTCCCGGGCAAAGGATGA
Coding sequences within:
- a CDS encoding RnfABCDGE type electron transport complex subunit G; the protein is MREMVKMFVVLTVLSAFSGGLLAGLRSSTAAQIENQKLEFVKGPAIKMILKGASNDPIKDRFKIMDGKTERSFFVGKFDGKASTVVFESFGKGFGGDIGLMMGVNIEDDAIIGIGVTTHSETPGLGSRAKDDPKFTVQFKGLSMTAPIKVTNDGGKVNALSGATITSRAVCAAATEAGQIYQKFKPQLAEKLKEFK
- a CDS encoding RnfABCDGE type electron transport complex subunit D yields the protein MLNQKKLLVSHAPFWHDGSSISVRSYHMMIAALPAVLFGFFQYGLRAVGVVTLSISSAIFWELAINKITRRTASIGDGTAALIGLLLAMLLPVTSPWWLVVTGTFVAVVIGKHIYGGIGGNPFNPVLIGMAILMLSWKDYFDFNEALVNFDLGFAMVYPLAALKHLGTSGIGVFSTAGLLLGQQSGAIGATFGLGLILGGIYLILRGFIRWEISISFLVGICVTALLFNLKNSAQYASPLFHLFTGYTLIGAFFLAPEDSSSPVNFIPMLIYGAGAGIMTVLIRNIGAYVDGVVFAILLFNLINPLVDKIRPKALGKVV